One Candidatus Nomurabacteria bacterium genomic window carries:
- a CDS encoding UDP-N-acetylmuramoyl-tripeptide--D-alanyl-D-alanine ligase — MKKIIKSILTSIFVRQAKAILKAHNPLIVVVVGSVGKTGTKLAIANVLKQKYRVCYQDGNYNVPLTLSFVLTGQQLPTLTNPFGWLKVWLKGQKYIYGRFPYDVVVLELGTDAPGDIQNFKNIVNPDIAVVSAISEEHMEFFEEVEKVAEEELSVAQFSTSLVVGSDDCDKKYLQLFVPSSKKVIKYGFNAPAQYKVSAHRTSHHSFKVHISIPSKHAVETDVNVAAKHSVKPLAAATAVADILGLSTKQIQKGLSTITPPPGRMRLLDGIQNTIIIDDSYNSSPLATEAALHALYEMKAPQRIAILGSMNELGAVSQIAHQKIGALCHPDKLDLVVTLGEQANTYIAEAAEQQGCKVIRTLSPVKAGKVAAQNASSGAIILVKGSQNKVFAEEAVKQLLANPSDIEHLVRQSDFWMAKKVAQFTDMQ, encoded by the coding sequence ATGAAAAAAATAATCAAGAGTATTTTGACAAGCATTTTTGTCAGACAAGCCAAGGCGATATTAAAAGCTCATAACCCACTTATTGTTGTCGTAGTAGGTAGCGTAGGTAAAACCGGTACCAAATTAGCTATTGCCAATGTCCTTAAGCAAAAATACAGAGTATGCTACCAAGATGGTAATTATAATGTACCGCTTACACTTTCTTTTGTGCTTACTGGTCAGCAATTACCAACCCTGACAAATCCTTTTGGCTGGCTAAAAGTTTGGTTAAAGGGGCAAAAGTATATATATGGAAGGTTCCCATACGATGTTGTTGTACTAGAACTTGGTACAGATGCACCTGGTGATATTCAAAATTTTAAAAATATTGTAAACCCAGATATTGCCGTAGTGAGCGCCATAAGCGAAGAGCATATGGAGTTTTTCGAGGAAGTAGAAAAAGTAGCAGAAGAAGAATTGTCTGTTGCACAGTTTAGCACTAGCCTCGTAGTTGGTAGCGACGATTGCGATAAAAAATATCTTCAATTATTTGTTCCAAGTAGCAAAAAAGTCATTAAATACGGTTTTAATGCACCAGCACAGTATAAAGTTTCTGCGCATCGCACGTCTCACCACAGCTTTAAAGTACATATTAGTATTCCATCTAAACATGCCGTAGAAACAGATGTAAACGTTGCTGCGAAACATAGTGTAAAACCACTCGCAGCGGCAACTGCGGTTGCAGATATACTAGGACTAAGTACCAAACAAATACAAAAGGGCCTCAGTACCATAACGCCACCACCAGGCCGAATGCGTTTATTAGATGGTATACAAAATACCATAATTATTGATGACAGCTATAATTCGAGCCCGTTAGCTACTGAGGCTGCCTTGCACGCTTTATACGAGATGAAAGCCCCGCAACGTATTGCAATACTGGGGAGTATGAACGAATTGGGCGCAGTATCGCAAATCGCGCATCAAAAAATAGGTGCATTGTGCCACCCAGACAAGCTAGACCTTGTTGTTACACTCGGCGAACAAGCAAACACCTATATCGCTGAGGCAGCAGAACAACAAGGCTGCAAAGTAATTCGTACACTTAGCCCAGTAAAAGCGGGCAAGGTGGCAGCACAAAATGCCAGTAGCGGAGCAATTATTTTAGTCAAAGGATCGCAAAACAAGGTGTTTGCAGAAGAAGCTGTAAAGCAGCTGCTCGCCAACCCGAGTGATATTGAACATCTCGTACGCCAATCAGACTTTTGGATGGCAAAAAAAGTTGCTCAGTTTACGGATATGCAATAA